A region from the Fusarium graminearum PH-1 chromosome 4, whole genome shotgun sequence genome encodes:
- a CDS encoding BCP1 protein has translation MGKKRAREEVKDVPPTDVNMMDEDGSDDEDFDMVNVDFEWFNFDPEVDFHGTKTLLRQLFDVDANLFNMSALADLVLSQPTIGSTIKVDGKANDAYALLTVLNTAVHQDKEPMKDIIKYLVEKAQTNSSLAPIADVLSSGKHVGLVFSERLINMPSELAPPLYSMLVDEVEAAVEDKEPYNFSHYLILSKTYQELESKLDVENQKRKKAKEEAGMYYFHMEDEVLHKHAVAHGNFNYTKEDELAADSKRAFQEMGVKAHGHMILIEASKFPGAVKSVNEYLSAAQ, from the exons ATGGGCAAGAAGCGTGCGCGCGAAGAGGTCAAGGACGTCCCACCTACAGACGTtaacatgatggatgaggacGGTTCCGATGATGAG GATTTCGATATGGTCAATGTCGACTTCGAGTGGTTCAACTTTGATCCTGAGGTCGATTTCCACGGAACCAAAACGCTTTTGCGACAACTATTCGACGTTGATGCGAATCTTTTCAACATGTCTGCCCTCGCCGATCTCGTTCTTTCGCAACCCACTATTGGTTCAActatcaaggttgatggCAAGGCCAACGATGCCTACGCCCTTCTCACCGTCCTCAACACAGCTGTTCACCAAGACAAGGAGCCAATgaaggatatcatcaagtatCTTGTGGAAAAGGCACAAACCAATTCGTCTCTAGCACCTATTGCCGACGTCCTCAGCAGCGGCAAGCATGTAGGACTCGTCTTTTCGGAACGTCTCATTAACATGCCTTCTGAGCTGGCACCGCCACTCTATTCGATGCTTGTCGACGAGGTCGAGGCGGCTGTGGAGGACAAGGAGCCTTACAATTTCTCCCATTATTTGATCTTGTCTAAGACATATCAGGAGCTTGAGTCGAAACTCGATGTCGAAAATCAGAAGCgcaagaaagccaaggaggAAGCCGGCATGTATTATTTTCATATGGAGGACGAGGTGCTACACAAGCATGCGGTCGCGCACGGAAACTTCAACTACACGAAAGAGGACGAGCTGGCAGCAGACAGCAAGCGGGCATTCCAGGAAATGGGCGTCAAGGCGCATGGGCACATGATCCTTATTGAAGCAAGCAAGTTCCCTGGAGCAGTCAAGTCCGTTAATGAATATCTGAGCGCTGCGCAATAG
- a CDS encoding 3-isopropylmalate dehydratase, with protein MPAPVGTPQTLYDKVFSAHIVDEKLDGTILLYIDRHLVHEVTSPQAFEGLENAGRKVRRPDCTLATTDHNVPTSSRKALKDIASFIEEDDSRTQCVTLEENVKKFGITYFGLGDKRQGIVHIIGPEQGFTLPGTTVVCGDSHTSTHGAFGALAFGIGTSEVEHVLATQCLITKRSKNMRIQVDGELAPGVSSKDIVLHAIGQIGTAGGTGAVIEFCGSVIRSLSMEARMSICNMSIEGGARAGMVAPDEITFEYLKGRPLAPKYGSETWNNAVAYWKSLQSDPGAKYDIDVFIDAKDIVPTLTWGTSPEDVVPITGCVPDPETFSSESKKAAGRRMLEYMGLTAGTPMEDIPVDKVFIGSCTNARIEDLRAAANVVKGRKVADNIKRAMVVPGSGLVKAQAEEEGLDQIFVDAGFEWREAGCSMCLGMNPDILAPKERCASTSNRNFEGRQGALSRTHLMSPVMAAAAALVGKLADVRKLSHYTHQSAFKARELPAEEPHVDERTKDDSEERELIGDQPQDSEPHTNNLVSAAGSASGLPKFTIWKGTAAALDRSNVDTDAIIPKQFLKTIKRTGLGTALFYELRYKEDGSEDPDFVLNQEPFRNTKTLVVTGPNFGCGSSREHAPWALLDFGIKCIIAPSFADIFFNNTFKNGMLPIRIDNKDDLDAIAAEARANRDIEVDLPSQLIKNAAGETICSFDVEEFRKHCLVNGLDDIGLTMQQEEKISEFERSMTKNTPWLDGSGYLKRPGQGGKLAAKAVPIPKTNRGEEKKEPLEW; from the exons ATGCCTGCTCCCGTGGGAACTCCTCAGACTCTTTACGACAAGGTCTTTTCAGCACACATTGTCGACGAGAAGCTCGATGGCACGATTCTTCTTTACATTG ACCGACACTTGGTCCACGAAGTGACATCACCA CAAGCCTTCGAGGGCCTCGAGAATGCAGGCCGAAAGGTCCGAAGACCGGATTGTACTTTGGCTACCACTGATCAC AACGTCCCCACATCTTCCCGCAAAGCCCTGAAGGAtattgcttcttttatcGAGGAGGACGATTCGCGAACACAATGTGTTACCTTGGAGGAGAATGTCAAGAAATTCGGTATCACATACTTCGGCCTCGGCGACAAGCGACAGGGTATTGTCCACATCATTGGCCCCGAGCAAGGCTTCACTCTTCCCGGAACCACCGTTGTTTGCGGTGACAGCCACACCTCAACACATGGCGCCTTCGGTGCTCTGGCCTTTGGTATCGGTACCAGTGAGGTTGAGCACGTTCTTGCAACCCAGTGCCTGATCACCAAGCGAAGCAAGAACATGAGAATACAGGTCGACGGCGAGCTGGCCCCCGGTGTCAGCTCAAAGGACATTGTTCTCCATGCCATCGGTCAGATTGGTACTGCTGGAGGTACTGGTGCTGTTATTGAGTTCTGTGGTTCTGTTATCCGCAGCCTGAGCATGGAGGCTCGCATGTCCATCTGCAACATGTCCATTGAGGGTGGCGCCCGTGCTGGTATGGTCGCTCCCGATGAGATCACCTTTGAATATCTCAAGGGTCGCCCCCTGGCCCCCAAGTATGGCTCTGAGACTTGGAACAACGCTGTTGCCTACTGGAAGTCCCTCCAGTCGGATCCCGGTGCCAAGTATGATATCGATGTCTTCATTGATGCTAAGGATATTGTTCCTACTCTTACCTGGGGAACCAGTCCTGAAGACGTCGTACCCATCACGGGCTGCGTTCCTGACCCCGAAACATTCAGCagcgagagcaagaaggctgctgGTCGTCGCATGCTTGAGTACATGGGCCTGACCGCTGGAACCCCCATGGAGGATATTCCCGTCGACAAGGTTTTCATCGGATCCTGCACCAACGCCCGAATTGAGGATTTGCgagctgctgccaatgtTGTCAAGGGCCGCAAGGTTGCTGATAACATCAAGCGCGCCATGGTCGTTCCtggctctggtcttgtcaaggctcaggccgaggaggagggtCTCGATCAAATCTTCGTCGATGCCGGTTTCGAGTGGAGAGAGGCTGGTTGCAGTATGTGCCTGGGCATGAACCCTGACATTCTAGCCCCTAAGGAGCGATGTGCCAGTACATCGAACCGAAACTTTGAGGGTCGACAGGGTGCCCTCAGCCGAACTCATCTCATGTCTCCTGTCATggctgccgccgctgcccTTGTTGGCAAGCTGGCCGATGTCCGCAAGCTATCTCACTACACCCACCAGTCCGCCTTCAAGGCCCGTGAGCTCCCCGCCGAGGAGCCTCATGTAGACGAGAGAACCAAGGACGACTCTGAGGAGCGCGAACTGATTGGTGACCAGCCCCAGGACTCTGAACCTCACACCAACAACCTAGTCAGCGCTGCCGGCTCCGCTTCTGGCCTGCCCAAATTTACTATCTGGAAGGGCACTGCCGCTGCTTTGGACCGATCCAACGTCGACACCGATGCCATCATTCCAAAGCAGTTCCTCAAGACTATCAAGCGAACCGGTCTTGGGACCGCTCTCTTTTACGAGCTTCGATACAAGGAGGATGGATCTGAGGACCCCGACTTCGTCTTGAACCAGGAGCCTTTCCGAAACACCAAGACCTTGGTTGTTACTGGTCCTAACTTTGGATGCGGTAGTTCTCGAGAGCACGCCCCTTGGgctcttctcgactttggCATTAAGTGTATCATTGCTCCCTCTTTTGCCGATATCTTCTTTAACAACACTTTCAAGAACGGCATGCTTCCCATCCGTAttgacaacaaggatgaCCTGGACGCCATTGCCGCTGAAGCTCGCGCCAACCGAGACATTGAGGTTGATCTACCTAGCCAGCTGATCAAGAACGCTGCTGGCGAGACTATCTGCTCATTTGACGTCGAGGAGTTCCGCAAACACTGCCTGGTCAACGGCCTCGACGATATCGGCCTGACTATGCAGCAGGAGGAAAAGATTTCTGAGTTTGAGCGAAGCATGACAAAAAACACCCCTTGGCTCGACGGTTCAGGTTACCTGAAGCGTCCTGGACAGGGTGGTAAGCTGGCTGCTAAGGCTGTGCCCATTCCCAAGACAAATCGtggtgaggagaagaaggaaccTCTCGAGTGGTAA